A stretch of the Hippocampus zosterae strain Florida chromosome 16, ASM2543408v3, whole genome shotgun sequence genome encodes the following:
- the LOC127588052 gene encoding carotenoid-cleaving dioxygenase, mitochondrial-like isoform X4 → MAPVSKAEDAQNEVKKGEEDKKGEEKKGEKKKGEEKKVEEKKAEVKKGEEKKGKEEKGEEKKVEEKKAEEKKGEEKKVEEKKGEKKKGEKKKGEGKKGEVKKGEEEKGEEEKGEVKKGEEKKVEEKKGEKKKGEKKKGEGKKVEEKKAEEKKGEEEKGEVKKGEEEKGEVKKGEKKKGEKKKGEEKKGEEKKVEEKNAEVKKGEEKKVEEKKGEKKKGEEKKVEEKKVEEKKAEAKKGEEKKGNTTELKGLESLAPLVRSVEETPDAIHAEVQGTIPHWINGSLLRNGPAKFEFGDTSFNHWFDGMAMLHKFKMEKGQVTYTSRFLRSEAYKKNSERDRIMVSEFGTVAMPDPCQNIFQRFFSRFEMIKPTDNANVNFMKYKGDYYVSTETNLIHKVNPENLETLQQVDWSTFVAVNGATAHPHYDPDGTCFNMGNSYEGKGSMYNIIRVPPEKSNDEDTLEGAKILCSIAPANFSQPSYYHSFAMSENYVVFIEQPSKIDLIKLVTCKMTGKAFCEAIYWDPNLETILHLIDKRTGEASPVRYYTEAFFNFHQINAFEEDGFFMLDLCCYGDGQALDIYYLQNLRKSGEALDEVYNSTSRAFPRRFVLPLHVTDDTPTDQNLNTRLSSTATCVKKSNTKVFCQHEDLHGDDLFKYGGLEFPHINYERYNTRPYRYFYGCGFRHIFGDSLLKMDLNDKTLKVWHQKGLFPSEPVFVPSPDATVEDHGVILSVVLCPSQDKATFLLILNAKTFEELGRAKVPVNIPYGLHGVFNASA, encoded by the exons AAGATGCCCAAAATGAGGTGAAGAAAGGTGAGGAGGACAAAAAAGGTGAGGAGAAGAAGGGTGAGAAGAAGAAAGGTGAGGAAAAGAAAGTTGAGGAGAAGAAAGCTGAGGTGAAGAAGGGTGAGGAGAAGAAGGGTAAGGAGGAGAAGGGTGAGGAAAAGAAAGTTGAGGAGAAGAAAGCTGAGGAGAAGAAGGGTGAGGAGAAGAAGGTTGAGGAGAAGAAGGGTGAGAAGAAGAAGGGTGAGAAGAAGAAAGGTGAGGGAAAGAAA GGTGAGGTGAAGAAGGGTGAGGAGGAGAAGGGTGAGGAGGAGAAGGGTGAGGTGAAGAAGGGTGAGGAGAAGAAGGTTGAGGAGAAGAAGGGTGAGAAGAAGAAGGGTGAGAAGAAGAAAGGTGAGGGAAAGAAAGTTGAGGAGAAGAAAGCTGAGGAGAAGAAGGGTGAGGAGGAGAAGGGTGAGGTGAAGAAGGGTGAGGAGGAGAAGGGTGAGGTGAAGAAGGGTGAGAAGAAGAAGGGTGAGAAGAAGAAAGGTGAGGAGAAGAAAGGTGAGGAAAAGAAAGTTGAGGAGAAGAACGCTGAGGTGAAGAAAGGTGAGGAGAAGAAGGTTGAGGAGAAGAAGGGTGAGAAGAAGAAAGGTGAGGAGAAGAAAGTTGAGGAAAAGAAAGTTGAGGAGAAGAAAGCTGAGGCGAAGAAAGGTGAGGAGAAGAAAGGTAACACGACAGAATTGAAAGGTTTGGAGAGCCTCGCTCCCCTGGTCCGCTCTGTCGAGGAGACCCCCGATGCGATCCATGCTGAGGTACAAGGGACCATTCCCCACTGGATCAATGGCAGCCTGCTCCGAAACGGCCCGGCAAAGTTTGAGTTTGGAGACACTTC CTTCAACCACTGGTTTGATGGGATGGCCATGCTCCACAAATTCAAGATGGAGAAAGGCCAGGTGACATACACCAGTCGCTTCCTGCGCAGCGAAGCCTACAAGAAGAATAGCGAGCGGGACCGTATCATGGTGTCAGAATTTGGTACCGTGGCGATGCCCGACCCTTGTCAAAACATCTTCCAGCGATTCTTCTCTCGCTTTGAGATGATAA AGCCCACAGACAACGCAAATGTCAACTTTATGAAATACAAAGGAGACTACTATGTCAGCACAGAGACCAACCTGATCCACAAGGTGAACCCAGAGAACCTGGAAACACTCCAACAG GTAGATTGGAGCACGTTTGTTGCCGTTAATGGAGCGACGGCCCACCCTCACTACGACCCTGATGGCACCTGCTTCAATATGGGCAACTCCTATGAGGGCAAAG GAAGCATGTACAACATCATCCGTGTACCTCCTGAGAAGTCCAATGATGAAGACACCCTGGAAGGGGCTAAAATTCTCTGTTCCATTGCGCCCGCAAACTTTTCCCAACCCTCCTACTACCACAGCTTCG CCATGTCAGAAAACTACGTGGTGTTCATTGAGCAGCCGAGTAAAATAGACCTGATCAAGTTAGTCACGTGTAAGATGACGGGTAAGGCGTTCTGCGAAGCCATTTATTGGGACCCCAATCTGGAAACTATCCTGCACCTCATCGACAAGCGTACGGGCGAG gCCAGTCCAGTGAGGTACTACACCGAAGCTTTCTTCAACTTCCATCAGATCAACGCCTTTGAAGAGGATGGATTCTTCATGCTAGACCTGTGTTGCTATGGTGACGGCCAAGCCCTGGACATCTACTACCTTCAGAATTTACGCAAGTCGGGAGAAGCACTAGATGAG GTGTATAACAGCACGAGCCGAGCTTTTCCTCGCCGCTTTGTTTTGCCCCTTCACGTGACCGATGACACGCCAACTGACCAAAACCTGAACACTCGTCTTTCCAGTACAGCAACGTGTGTTAAAAAGAGCAACACCAAG GTGTTCTGCCAACACGAGGATCTCCATGGCGACGACCTTTTCAAGTACGGTGGCCTGGAGTTCCCCCACATCAACTACGAGCGATACAACACGAGACCTTATCGGTATTTTTACGGCTGCGGCTTCAGACACATTTTTGGAGACTCTCTTCTCAAGATGGACCTCAACGACAAAACGCTTAAG GTGTGGCATCAGAAGGGTCTCTTCCCATCGGAACCGGTGTTTGTACCCTCACCGGATGCCACGGTGGAGGACCATGGCGTCATCCTCTCCGTGGTTCTCTGCCCCTCGCAG GATAAAGCCACATTCCTCCTGATTTTGAATGCCAAGACTTTTGAAGAGTTGGGAAGAGCCAAAGTACCTGTCAACATTCCCTACGGCCTCCATGGTGTCTTCAATGCATCTGCTTGA
- the LOC127588052 gene encoding carotenoid-cleaving dioxygenase, mitochondrial-like isoform X39: MAMLHKFKMEKGQVTYTSRFLRSDAYKKNSERDRIMVSEFGTVAMPDPCQNIFQRFFSHFEIIKPTDNGNVNLMKYKGDYYVSTESNFMHRVNPESLETLEQIDWRTFVAVNGTTAHPHYDPDGTCFNMGNSYGGNGSMYNIIRVPPEKSNDEDTLEGAKILCSIAPANFSQPSYYHSFAMSENYVVFIEQPSKIDLIKLVTCKMTGKAFCEAIYWDPNLETILHLIDKRTGEASPVRYYTEAFFNFHQINAFEEDGFFMLDLCCYGDGQALDIYYLQNLRKSGEALDEVYNSTSRAFPRRFVLPLHVTDDTPTDQNLNTRLSSTATCVKKSNTKVFCQHEDLHGDDLFKYGGLEFPHINYERYNTRPYRYFYGCGFRHIFGDSLLKMDLNDKTLKVWHQKGLFPSEPVFVPSPDATVEDHGVILSVVLCPSQDKATFLLILNAKTFEELGRAKVPVNIPYGLHGVFNASA, translated from the exons ATGGCCATGCTCCACAAGTTCAAGATGGAGAAAGGTCAGGTGACGTACACCAGTCGCTTCCTGCGCAGTGACGCCTACAAGAAGAATAGCGAGCGGGACCGTATCATGGTGTCAGAATTTGGTACCGTGGCAATGCCCGACCCTTGTCAAAACATCTTCCAGAGATTCTTCTCCCACTTTGAGATCATAA AGCCCACAGACAATGGCAACGTCAACTTGATGAAATACAAAGGGGACTACTACGTCAGCACGGAGAGCAATTTCATGCACAGAGTGAACCCGGAGAGCTTAGAAACACTGGAACAG ATTGACTGGAGAACGTTTGTTGCCGTGAATGGAACCACCGCGCACCCTCACTACGACCCCGACGGCACCTGCTTCAACATGGGCAACTCCTACGGAGGCAATG GAAGCATGTACAACATCATCCGTGTACCTCCTGAGAAGTCCAATGATGAAGACACCCTGGAAGGGGCTAAAATTCTCTGTTCCATTGCGCCCGCAAACTTTTCCCAACCCTCCTACTACCACAGCTTCG CCATGTCAGAAAACTACGTGGTGTTCATTGAGCAGCCGAGTAAAATAGACCTGATCAAGTTAGTCACGTGTAAGATGACGGGTAAGGCGTTCTGCGAAGCCATTTATTGGGACCCCAATCTGGAAACTATCCTGCACCTCATCGACAAGCGTACGGGCGAG gCCAGTCCAGTGAGGTACTACACCGAAGCTTTCTTCAACTTCCATCAGATCAACGCCTTTGAAGAGGATGGATTCTTCATGCTAGACCTGTGTTGCTATGGTGACGGCCAAGCCCTGGACATCTACTACCTTCAGAATTTACGCAAGTCGGGAGAAGCACTAGATGAG GTGTATAACAGCACGAGCCGAGCTTTTCCTCGCCGCTTTGTTTTGCCCCTTCACGTGACCGATGACACGCCAACTGACCAAAACCTGAACACTCGTCTTTCCAGTACAGCAACGTGTGTTAAAAAGAGCAACACCAAG GTGTTCTGCCAACACGAGGATCTCCATGGCGACGACCTTTTCAAGTACGGTGGCCTGGAGTTCCCCCACATCAACTACGAGCGATACAACACGAGACCTTATCGGTATTTTTACGGCTGCGGCTTCAGACACATTTTTGGAGACTCTCTTCTCAAGATGGACCTCAACGACAAAACGCTTAAG GTGTGGCATCAGAAGGGTCTCTTCCCATCGGAACCGGTGTTTGTACCCTCACCGGATGCCACGGTGGAGGACCATGGCGTCATCCTCTCCGTGGTTCTCTGCCCCTCGCAG GATAAAGCCACATTCCTCCTGATTTTGAATGCCAAGACTTTTGAAGAGTTGGGAAGAGCCAAAGTACCTGTCAACATTCCCTACGGCCTCCATGGTGTCTTCAATGCATCTGCTTGA
- the LOC127588052 gene encoding carotenoid-cleaving dioxygenase, mitochondrial-like isoform X6 encodes MAPVSKAEDAQNEVKKGEEDKKGEEKKGEKKKGEEKKVEEKKAEVKKGEEKKGKEEKGEEKKVEEKKAEEKKGEEKKVEEKKGEKKKGEKKKGEGKKGEVKKGEEEKGEEEKGEVKKGEEKKVEEKKGEKKKGEKKKGEGKKVEEKKAEEKKGEEEKGEVKKGEEEKGEVKKGEKKKGEKKKGEEKKGEEKKVEEKNAEVKKGEEKKVEEKKGEKKKGEEKKVEEKKVEEKKAEAKKGEEKKGNTTELKGLESLAPLVRSVEETPDAIHAEVQGTIPHWINGSLLRNGPAKFEFGDTSFNHWFDGMAMLHKFKMEKGQVTYTSRFLRSDAYKKNSERDRIMVSEFGTVAMPDPCQNIFQRFFSHFEIIKPTDNGNVNLMKYKGDYYVSTESNFMHRVNPESLETLEQIDWRTFVAVNGTTAHPHYDPDGTCFNMGNSYGGNGSMYNIIRVPPEKSNDEDTLEGAKILCSIAPANFSQPSYYHSFAMSENYVVFIEQPSKIDLIKLVTCKMTGKAFCEAIYWDPNLETILHLIDKRTGEASPVRYYTEAFFNFHQINAFEEDGFFMLDLCCYGDGQALDIYYLQNLRKSGEALDEVYNSTSRAFPRRFVLPLHVTDDTPTDQNLNTRLSSTATCVKKSNTKVFCQHEDLHGDDLFKYGGLEFPHINYERYNTRPYRYFYGCGFRHIFGDSLLKMDLNDKTLKVWHQKGLFPSEPVFVPSPDATVEDHGVILSVVLCPSQDKATFLLILNAKTFEELGRAKVPVNIPYGLHGVFNASA; translated from the exons AAGATGCCCAAAATGAGGTGAAGAAAGGTGAGGAGGACAAAAAAGGTGAGGAGAAGAAGGGTGAGAAGAAGAAAGGTGAGGAAAAGAAAGTTGAGGAGAAGAAAGCTGAGGTGAAGAAGGGTGAGGAGAAGAAGGGTAAGGAGGAGAAGGGTGAGGAAAAGAAAGTTGAGGAGAAGAAAGCTGAGGAGAAGAAGGGTGAGGAGAAGAAGGTTGAGGAGAAGAAGGGTGAGAAGAAGAAGGGTGAGAAGAAGAAAGGTGAGGGAAAGAAA GGTGAGGTGAAGAAGGGTGAGGAGGAGAAGGGTGAGGAGGAGAAGGGTGAGGTGAAGAAGGGTGAGGAGAAGAAGGTTGAGGAGAAGAAGGGTGAGAAGAAGAAGGGTGAGAAGAAGAAAGGTGAGGGAAAGAAAGTTGAGGAGAAGAAAGCTGAGGAGAAGAAGGGTGAGGAGGAGAAGGGTGAGGTGAAGAAGGGTGAGGAGGAGAAGGGTGAGGTGAAGAAGGGTGAGAAGAAGAAGGGTGAGAAGAAGAAAGGTGAGGAGAAGAAAGGTGAGGAAAAGAAAGTTGAGGAGAAGAACGCTGAGGTGAAGAAAGGTGAGGAGAAGAAGGTTGAGGAGAAGAAGGGTGAGAAGAAGAAAGGTGAGGAGAAGAAAGTTGAGGAAAAGAAAGTTGAGGAGAAGAAAGCTGAGGCGAAGAAAGGTGAGGAGAAGAAAGGTAACACGACAGAATTGAAAGGTTTGGAGAGCCTCGCTCCCCTGGTCCGCTCTGTCGAGGAGACCCCCGATGCGATCCATGCTGAGGTACAAGGGACCATTCCCCACTGGATCAATGGCAGCCTGCTCCGAAACGGCCCGGCAAAGTTTGAGTTTGGAGACACTTC CTTCAACCACTGGTTTGATGGGATGGCCATGCTCCACAAATTCAAGATGGAGAAAGGCCAG GTGACGTACACCAGTCGCTTCCTGCGCAGTGACGCCTACAAGAAGAATAGCGAGCGGGACCGTATCATGGTGTCAGAATTTGGTACCGTGGCAATGCCCGACCCTTGTCAAAACATCTTCCAGAGATTCTTCTCCCACTTTGAGATCATAA AGCCCACAGACAATGGCAACGTCAACTTGATGAAATACAAAGGGGACTACTACGTCAGCACGGAGAGCAATTTCATGCACAGAGTGAACCCGGAGAGCTTAGAAACACTGGAACAG ATTGACTGGAGAACGTTTGTTGCCGTGAATGGAACCACCGCGCACCCTCACTACGACCCCGACGGCACCTGCTTCAACATGGGCAACTCCTACGGAGGCAATG GAAGCATGTACAACATCATCCGTGTACCTCCTGAGAAGTCCAATGATGAAGACACCCTGGAAGGGGCTAAAATTCTCTGTTCCATTGCGCCCGCAAACTTTTCCCAACCCTCCTACTACCACAGCTTCG CCATGTCAGAAAACTACGTGGTGTTCATTGAGCAGCCGAGTAAAATAGACCTGATCAAGTTAGTCACGTGTAAGATGACGGGTAAGGCGTTCTGCGAAGCCATTTATTGGGACCCCAATCTGGAAACTATCCTGCACCTCATCGACAAGCGTACGGGCGAG gCCAGTCCAGTGAGGTACTACACCGAAGCTTTCTTCAACTTCCATCAGATCAACGCCTTTGAAGAGGATGGATTCTTCATGCTAGACCTGTGTTGCTATGGTGACGGCCAAGCCCTGGACATCTACTACCTTCAGAATTTACGCAAGTCGGGAGAAGCACTAGATGAG GTGTATAACAGCACGAGCCGAGCTTTTCCTCGCCGCTTTGTTTTGCCCCTTCACGTGACCGATGACACGCCAACTGACCAAAACCTGAACACTCGTCTTTCCAGTACAGCAACGTGTGTTAAAAAGAGCAACACCAAG GTGTTCTGCCAACACGAGGATCTCCATGGCGACGACCTTTTCAAGTACGGTGGCCTGGAGTTCCCCCACATCAACTACGAGCGATACAACACGAGACCTTATCGGTATTTTTACGGCTGCGGCTTCAGACACATTTTTGGAGACTCTCTTCTCAAGATGGACCTCAACGACAAAACGCTTAAG GTGTGGCATCAGAAGGGTCTCTTCCCATCGGAACCGGTGTTTGTACCCTCACCGGATGCCACGGTGGAGGACCATGGCGTCATCCTCTCCGTGGTTCTCTGCCCCTCGCAG GATAAAGCCACATTCCTCCTGATTTTGAATGCCAAGACTTTTGAAGAGTTGGGAAGAGCCAAAGTACCTGTCAACATTCCCTACGGCCTCCATGGTGTCTTCAATGCATCTGCTTGA
- the LOC127588052 gene encoding carotenoid-cleaving dioxygenase, mitochondrial-like isoform X2 produces MAPVSKAEDAQNEVKKGEEDKKGEEKKGEKKKGEEKKVEEKKAEVKKGEEKKGKEEKGEEKKVEEKKAEEKKGEEKKVEEKKGEKKKGEKKKGEGKKGEVKKGEEEKGEEEKGEVKKGEEKKVEEKKGEKKKGEKKKGEGKKVEEKKAEEKKGEEEKGEVKKGEEEKGEVKKGEKKKGEKKKGEEKKGEEKKVEEKNAEVKKGEEKKVEEKKGEKKKGEEKKVEEKKVEEKKAEAKKGEEKKGNTTELKGLESLAPLVRSVEETPDAIHAEVQGTIPHWINGSLLRNGPAKFEFGDTSYNHWFDGMAMLHKFKMEKGQVTYTSRFLRSDAYKKNSERDRIMVSEFGTVAMPDPCQNIFQRFFSHFEIIKPTDNGNVNLMKYKGDYYVSTESNFMHRVNPESLETLEQIDWRTFVAVNGTTAHPHYDPDGTCFNMGNSYGGNGSMYNIIRVPPEKSNDEDTLEGAKILCSIAPANFSQPSYYHSFAMSENYVVFIEQPSKIDLIKLVTCKMTGKAFCEAIYWDPNLETILHLIDKRTGEASPVRYYTEAFFNFHQINAFEEDGFFMLDLCCYGDGQALDIYYLQNLRKSGEALDEVYNSTSRAFPRRFVLPLHVTDDTPTDQNLNTRLSSTATCVKKSNTKVFCQHEDLHGDDLFKYGGLEFPHINYERYNTRPYRYFYGCGFRHIFGDSLLKMDLNDKTLKVWHQKGLFPSEPVFVPSPDATVEDHGVILSVVLCPSQDKATFLLILNAKTFEELGRAKVPVNIPYGLHGVFNASA; encoded by the exons AAGATGCCCAAAATGAGGTGAAGAAAGGTGAGGAGGACAAAAAAGGTGAGGAGAAGAAGGGTGAGAAGAAGAAAGGTGAGGAAAAGAAAGTTGAGGAGAAGAAAGCTGAGGTGAAGAAGGGTGAGGAGAAGAAGGGTAAGGAGGAGAAGGGTGAGGAAAAGAAAGTTGAGGAGAAGAAAGCTGAGGAGAAGAAGGGTGAGGAGAAGAAGGTTGAGGAGAAGAAGGGTGAGAAGAAGAAGGGTGAGAAGAAGAAAGGTGAGGGAAAGAAA GGTGAGGTGAAGAAGGGTGAGGAGGAGAAGGGTGAGGAGGAGAAGGGTGAGGTGAAGAAGGGTGAGGAGAAGAAGGTTGAGGAGAAGAAGGGTGAGAAGAAGAAGGGTGAGAAGAAGAAAGGTGAGGGAAAGAAAGTTGAGGAGAAGAAAGCTGAGGAGAAGAAGGGTGAGGAGGAGAAGGGTGAGGTGAAGAAGGGTGAGGAGGAGAAGGGTGAGGTGAAGAAGGGTGAGAAGAAGAAGGGTGAGAAGAAGAAAGGTGAGGAGAAGAAAGGTGAGGAAAAGAAAGTTGAGGAGAAGAACGCTGAGGTGAAGAAAGGTGAGGAGAAGAAGGTTGAGGAGAAGAAGGGTGAGAAGAAGAAAGGTGAGGAGAAGAAAGTTGAGGAAAAGAAAGTTGAGGAGAAGAAAGCTGAGGCGAAGAAAGGTGAGGAGAAGAAAGGTAACACGACAGAATTGAAAGGTTTGGAGAGCCTCGCTCCCCTGGTCCGCTCTGTCGAGGAGACCCCCGATGCGATCCATGCTGAGGTACAAGGGACCATTCCCCACTGGATCAATGGCAGCCTGCTCCGAAACGGCCCGGCAAAGTTTGAGTTTGGAGACACTTC CTATAACCACTGGTTTGATGGGATGGCCATGCTCCACAAGTTCAAGATGGAGAAAGGTCAGGTGACGTACACCAGTCGCTTCCTGCGCAGTGACGCCTACAAGAAGAATAGCGAGCGGGACCGTATCATGGTGTCAGAATTTGGTACCGTGGCAATGCCCGACCCTTGTCAAAACATCTTCCAGAGATTCTTCTCCCACTTTGAGATCATAA AGCCCACAGACAATGGCAACGTCAACTTGATGAAATACAAAGGGGACTACTACGTCAGCACGGAGAGCAATTTCATGCACAGAGTGAACCCGGAGAGCTTAGAAACACTGGAACAG ATTGACTGGAGAACGTTTGTTGCCGTGAATGGAACCACCGCGCACCCTCACTACGACCCCGACGGCACCTGCTTCAACATGGGCAACTCCTACGGAGGCAATG GAAGCATGTACAACATCATCCGTGTACCTCCTGAGAAGTCCAATGATGAAGACACCCTGGAAGGGGCTAAAATTCTCTGTTCCATTGCGCCCGCAAACTTTTCCCAACCCTCCTACTACCACAGCTTCG CCATGTCAGAAAACTACGTGGTGTTCATTGAGCAGCCGAGTAAAATAGACCTGATCAAGTTAGTCACGTGTAAGATGACGGGTAAGGCGTTCTGCGAAGCCATTTATTGGGACCCCAATCTGGAAACTATCCTGCACCTCATCGACAAGCGTACGGGCGAG gCCAGTCCAGTGAGGTACTACACCGAAGCTTTCTTCAACTTCCATCAGATCAACGCCTTTGAAGAGGATGGATTCTTCATGCTAGACCTGTGTTGCTATGGTGACGGCCAAGCCCTGGACATCTACTACCTTCAGAATTTACGCAAGTCGGGAGAAGCACTAGATGAG GTGTATAACAGCACGAGCCGAGCTTTTCCTCGCCGCTTTGTTTTGCCCCTTCACGTGACCGATGACACGCCAACTGACCAAAACCTGAACACTCGTCTTTCCAGTACAGCAACGTGTGTTAAAAAGAGCAACACCAAG GTGTTCTGCCAACACGAGGATCTCCATGGCGACGACCTTTTCAAGTACGGTGGCCTGGAGTTCCCCCACATCAACTACGAGCGATACAACACGAGACCTTATCGGTATTTTTACGGCTGCGGCTTCAGACACATTTTTGGAGACTCTCTTCTCAAGATGGACCTCAACGACAAAACGCTTAAG GTGTGGCATCAGAAGGGTCTCTTCCCATCGGAACCGGTGTTTGTACCCTCACCGGATGCCACGGTGGAGGACCATGGCGTCATCCTCTCCGTGGTTCTCTGCCCCTCGCAG GATAAAGCCACATTCCTCCTGATTTTGAATGCCAAGACTTTTGAAGAGTTGGGAAGAGCCAAAGTACCTGTCAACATTCCCTACGGCCTCCATGGTGTCTTCAATGCATCTGCTTGA
- the LOC127588052 gene encoding carotenoid-cleaving dioxygenase, mitochondrial-like isoform X3 codes for MAPVSKAEDAQNEVKKGEEDKKGEEKKGEKKKGEEKKVEEKKAEVKKGEEKKGKEEKGEEKKVEEKKAEEKKGEEKKVEEKKGEKKKGEKKKGEGKKGEVKKGEEEKGEEEKGEVKKGEEKKVEEKKGEKKKGEKKKGEGKKVEEKKAEEKKGEEEKGEVKKGEEEKGEVKKGEKKKGEKKKGEEKKGEEKKVEEKNAEVKKGEEKKVEEKKGEKKKGEEKKVEEKKVEEKKAEAKKGEEKKGNTTELKGLESLAPLVRSVEETPDAIHAEVQGTIPHWINGSLLRNGPAKFEFGDTHYNHWFDGMAMLHKFKMEKGQVTYTSRFLRSDAYKKNSERDRIMVSEFGTVAMPDPCQNIFQRFFSHFEIIKPTDNGNVNLMKYKGDYYVSTESNFMHRVNPESLETLEQIDWRTFVAVNGTTAHPHYDPDGTCFNMGNSYGGNGSMYNIIRVPPEKSNDEDTLEGAKILCSIAPANFSQPSYYHSFAMSENYVVFIEQPSKIDLIKLVTCKMTGKAFCEAIYWDPNLETILHLIDKRTGEASPVRYYTEAFFNFHQINAFEEDGFFMLDLCCYGDGQALDIYYLQNLRKSGEALDEVYNSTSRAFPRRFVLPLHVTDDTPTDQNLNTRLSSTATCVKKSNTKVFCQHEDLHGDDLFKYGGLEFPHINYERYNTRPYRYFYGCGFRHIFGDSLLKMDLNDKTLKVWHQKGLFPSEPVFVPSPDATVEDHGVILSVVLCPSQDKATFLLILNAKTFEELGRAKVPVNIPYGLHGVFNASA; via the exons AAGATGCCCAAAATGAGGTGAAGAAAGGTGAGGAGGACAAAAAAGGTGAGGAGAAGAAGGGTGAGAAGAAGAAAGGTGAGGAAAAGAAAGTTGAGGAGAAGAAAGCTGAGGTGAAGAAGGGTGAGGAGAAGAAGGGTAAGGAGGAGAAGGGTGAGGAAAAGAAAGTTGAGGAGAAGAAAGCTGAGGAGAAGAAGGGTGAGGAGAAGAAGGTTGAGGAGAAGAAGGGTGAGAAGAAGAAGGGTGAGAAGAAGAAAGGTGAGGGAAAGAAA GGTGAGGTGAAGAAGGGTGAGGAGGAGAAGGGTGAGGAGGAGAAGGGTGAGGTGAAGAAGGGTGAGGAGAAGAAGGTTGAGGAGAAGAAGGGTGAGAAGAAGAAGGGTGAGAAGAAGAAAGGTGAGGGAAAGAAAGTTGAGGAGAAGAAAGCTGAGGAGAAGAAGGGTGAGGAGGAGAAGGGTGAGGTGAAGAAGGGTGAGGAGGAGAAGGGTGAGGTGAAGAAGGGTGAGAAGAAGAAGGGTGAGAAGAAGAAAGGTGAGGAGAAGAAAGGTGAGGAAAAGAAAGTTGAGGAGAAGAACGCTGAGGTGAAGAAAGGTGAGGAGAAGAAGGTTGAGGAGAAGAAGGGTGAGAAGAAGAAAGGTGAGGAGAAGAAAGTTGAGGAAAAGAAAGTTGAGGAGAAGAAAGCTGAGGCGAAGAAAGGTGAGGAGAAGAAAGGTAACACGACAGAATTGAAAGGTTTGGAGAGCCTCGCTCCCCTGGTCCGCTCTGTCGAGGAGACCCCCGATGCGATCCATGCTGAG GTCCAAGGGACCATTCCCCACTGGATCAATGGCAGCCTGCTCCGAAACGGACCGGCAAAGTTTGAATTTGGAGACACTCA CTATAACCACTGGTTTGATGGGATGGCCATGCTCCACAAGTTCAAGATGGAGAAAGGTCAGGTGACGTACACCAGTCGCTTCCTGCGCAGTGACGCCTACAAGAAGAATAGCGAGCGGGACCGTATCATGGTGTCAGAATTTGGTACCGTGGCAATGCCCGACCCTTGTCAAAACATCTTCCAGAGATTCTTCTCCCACTTTGAGATCATAA AGCCCACAGACAATGGCAACGTCAACTTGATGAAATACAAAGGGGACTACTACGTCAGCACGGAGAGCAATTTCATGCACAGAGTGAACCCGGAGAGCTTAGAAACACTGGAACAG ATTGACTGGAGAACGTTTGTTGCCGTGAATGGAACCACCGCGCACCCTCACTACGACCCCGACGGCACCTGCTTCAACATGGGCAACTCCTACGGAGGCAATG GAAGCATGTACAACATCATCCGTGTACCTCCTGAGAAGTCCAATGATGAAGACACCCTGGAAGGGGCTAAAATTCTCTGTTCCATTGCGCCCGCAAACTTTTCCCAACCCTCCTACTACCACAGCTTCG CCATGTCAGAAAACTACGTGGTGTTCATTGAGCAGCCGAGTAAAATAGACCTGATCAAGTTAGTCACGTGTAAGATGACGGGTAAGGCGTTCTGCGAAGCCATTTATTGGGACCCCAATCTGGAAACTATCCTGCACCTCATCGACAAGCGTACGGGCGAG gCCAGTCCAGTGAGGTACTACACCGAAGCTTTCTTCAACTTCCATCAGATCAACGCCTTTGAAGAGGATGGATTCTTCATGCTAGACCTGTGTTGCTATGGTGACGGCCAAGCCCTGGACATCTACTACCTTCAGAATTTACGCAAGTCGGGAGAAGCACTAGATGAG GTGTATAACAGCACGAGCCGAGCTTTTCCTCGCCGCTTTGTTTTGCCCCTTCACGTGACCGATGACACGCCAACTGACCAAAACCTGAACACTCGTCTTTCCAGTACAGCAACGTGTGTTAAAAAGAGCAACACCAAG GTGTTCTGCCAACACGAGGATCTCCATGGCGACGACCTTTTCAAGTACGGTGGCCTGGAGTTCCCCCACATCAACTACGAGCGATACAACACGAGACCTTATCGGTATTTTTACGGCTGCGGCTTCAGACACATTTTTGGAGACTCTCTTCTCAAGATGGACCTCAACGACAAAACGCTTAAG GTGTGGCATCAGAAGGGTCTCTTCCCATCGGAACCGGTGTTTGTACCCTCACCGGATGCCACGGTGGAGGACCATGGCGTCATCCTCTCCGTGGTTCTCTGCCCCTCGCAG GATAAAGCCACATTCCTCCTGATTTTGAATGCCAAGACTTTTGAAGAGTTGGGAAGAGCCAAAGTACCTGTCAACATTCCCTACGGCCTCCATGGTGTCTTCAATGCATCTGCTTGA